The genomic region CCTTCAACCGCGTTTCCATCCTCAGCCGCCACCCGGTCAACCCCCGCACCTCCGCCGCGCCCACCGGCCCCGGCCGTGAACCCGTTGGGAGCCAGGCATGAGCAATCTGGAAGCCGTCCCGGAGGAAATGCTCTGCGGAGAGGAGGGGCAGCCTGCAGGCATCGAATTCCTTCCCCCGCGCGAAGTGCCCCTCGGCGGGCCACGCGCCATGCCGGTGCGACGCACCCTGCCACAGAAACAACGCAGCCTCATCGGTTCCTGGTGCTTTCTTGACCACTATGGCCCGGACCTCGTCTCCTCCTCGGGAGGCATGAAGGTGGCGCGACACCCACACACCGGACTGGCCACCGTCAGCTGGCTGTTCACCGGAGAGATCGAGCACCGCGATTCAGCAGGGTACACGGCCACCGTCCGCCCCGGGGAAGTGAACCTCATGGTCGCCGGCCGGGGGATCTCCCACCAGGAGCTGTCTACCCCGGATACAACCGTCCTGCACGGCGCGCAGCTGTGGTTTGCCTTGCCAGACTCCACGCGCCAGATGGCCCCCACGTTCGAGCACTATGCCCCTGAGCCGGTGCTCATTGGGAGCGCGGAACTCAAGGTCTTTCTGGGATCCTTGGCTGGCTCCACCTCCCCGGTGCAGACCTACACTCCGCCGCTGGTCGGGGCCGAGGCCACAATCCGCTCTGGCGAGGCCTTGGAACTGGATCTGGATCCGACCTTCGAGTACGGCATCCTGCTCGACACCGGAGACCTGATCCTCAACGGCTCAACCCTGCCCGTGGACCACCTCGCGTACCTGCCCCCGGGGCAGTCCCGCCTGGTCCTGGAAGCCCGGGACACCCCCGTGCGGGTGCTCATCCTGGGCGGCGAGCCTTTGGGGGAGCAGATCGTCATGTGGTGGAACTTCATCGGCCGGACGCACGAGGAAGTCGTCGCCTACCGGACAGCGTGGCAGGAAGAAATTGGCGCCGAACCCGCCGCCCCGCCGAGCGGCAGCACCTACCCCGACGGCGCTCCGTACCCCCGCTTCGGCCCTTTCCCGCAAGGAACACCCGCCCCACTGCCCGCACCCGTCCTGCCCAACGCCCAGTTGCGGCCCCGCGGCTAGTACACCGAACACAGGAGTCCCATGGAACAGGCGACAACCATCACCGTCCGGCACGCCGTCGACAAGCACTGCTACGAGCTCGTCGACGGGGAAACGGCTATCGGCAAGACCGAGTACGTGCCCGCCAGCGGGCCGGACGACAAGGAACGGATTTTCTACCACACCGAGGTCAGCGAGGCCTATGCCGGCAAAGGCCTCGCCACGGTCCTGGCCAAGCACGCCCTGGACGACACCATCGCCGCCGGGCTGACGATCATCCCCGTCTGCCCCTACATCAAAGGCTGGCTTCGCCGACACCCCGACTACCAGCAGCACACGGCACCGATCCTGCCGGAGCACCTGGCCGCCGTCGACCGCATCTTCACCCCGTAGGCACAAGCGCGACCCACCCGCTGTCAGCCGTGCAGCCGTTGTCGGTATCGCCTGGGGGTCTCGCCGGTGTCGTTGAGGAAGTGGCGGTTGAAGTTGGACAGGTTGGCGAAGCCGACTTCGTAGCAGATGTCAGAGATGGCCCTGTCGCTGTGCTCCAGCAGGCGGCGTGCGTGGGCAAGGCGCAGTTTGCGGACCAGATCGCTGAAGTTCTGGCCGGTGGAACGCTTGAAGTACTTTGAAAATGTTGGTTCGGTCATGCCCACCAGGGCAGCGGCTTCGGACATTTTGATGCTGCCGGCATGGTTGCTAAAGACATACTCGAGGACGATGTCGACGACGGCGGCGGCTTGGCCATTGAGCTGCGGTCTGAACCATTCCTCGGCCAGGTAATGCCGTTCCTCCTGCGGCGCCCGCGCAAGAAGGGTGAAGAGCTCCAGAAGGTGGTGCAGCCGCTCCAGCCCGTGTGATTCACCCATGGCTTCGATGGAGGCTGCGGCAGCCCTGGCGGTGCGGCCCGTGAACTCGATCCCGCGCGCAGACTGCTCCAGCAGGGGCTTGACCTCCTCCATCTCGGGGACGGTCAAGGCGGTTTGTTGGACCCACTTCCCGTCGAACTGGATGACGGCGTCCCGCTTCTTCAGCACTTCGCCGGGTTCGAGGTCGCTGACCCAGTCGTGGGGCAGCCCTGATCCAACCAGGGATACGTGGCCTGCCTCGAAGGTACCGATATGGTCACCGACGATGAATTTTCCGGTGCCCTTCCGGATGAGGTGGATCTCATATTCGGGGTGATAGTTCCACCGTGCCACCGGGCTGGGATAGTCGTGCTCGTGCCACCGGACCGAATGCTCCGGGTCGGGCGGGATGACTTCCCGGTTGGCGCGCATCCCCAGGAGCCTCTCGGCAAGCCTGGCCGTTGCTCCGTCATTCGCGTCCGCGGCAGTCATCGTGGTTCTCCGTACTGGATGGTTATGAAATATGGACAGCTCCCAAGGGGTCTTCCCCTAGATTAGTGCCCTTTCGCTCCCACGCACCGGAAAATTTGTATCAGAAATTGGCAACCACAGCGCTAGTTGTGCCCTGTCCCACAGGCCTAATCTTGAGGAACATCAGCGCGGCACATCGGATTCCCCGATGCGTTGCCTCGCTCCGGCCCGGTACTTCGACGCAGCTGTCGAGTGCAGTGGCTGTGCACCCTCATGAAGAACAAAGGAGTCCTTAAATGCGCCCAAAAATGCGCGCTGCCTCACTGGCCGCCGGAGCAGTTTGCTTGGTCCTGTCCGCTTCGGCCTGTTCCGGCGCCGGTGGGGGCACGGCTGCCGGTGATCAAAACAGCATCAACGTGCTGATGGTGAACAATCCCCAGATGGAAGATCTGCAGCGGCTGACTGCGGATAACTTCACCAAGGAAACCGGCATCAAGGTCAACTACACGATCCTCCCGGAGAACGACGTCCGGGCGAAGATCAGCCAGGAATTCTCCAGCCAGGCCGGCCAGTACGACGTGGCATCACTCTCGAACTACGAGATTCCTTTCTACTCTGAGAACAAGTGGCTCGCGCCCCTGGACAACGTATCCAAGGACGCCGAGTTCAACCAGGCAGATATTCTGCCCGCCTACACGGCTTCCCTGACGGGCACGGACGGCAAGCTTTACGGGGAGCCGTTCTACGGGGAGTCTTCCTTCCTGATGTACCGCAAGGACATCTTTGACGCCAAGGGCCTGACCATGCCGGAGAAGCCCACCTGGGATCAGGTGGCCGATCTTGCTGCAAAGGCTGATGGTGCGGCTCCCGGCATGAAGGGCATCTGCCTGCGTGGCCAGCCCGGCTGGGGCCAGGTTTTCGCCCCGCTGACCACCGTGGTTAACACCTTCGGCGGCACCTGGTTCGACAAGGACTGGAATGCCAAAGTCAACGCCCCCGAGTTCACCGAGGCGACCGAGTTCTACACCAAGCTTGTCCGCGAACACGGCGAGGCCGGGGCCGCCCAGGCTGGATTCACCGAGTGCCTGAACAACATGAGCCAGAGCAAGGTGGCCATGTGGTATGACGCCACGTCAGCTGCCGGCGCGCTGGAAGCCACCAGTTCCCCCGTGAAGGGCAAGATCGGCTATGCCCAGGCCCCAGTGAAGAACACGAAGTCCTCCGGCTGGCTGTGGACCTGGTCCTGGGGCGTCCAGGCTGCGTCCAAGAAGCAGGACGCTGCCGCGAAGTTCATCGCCTGGGCCAGTTCGAAGAAGTACGAGGAACTAGTTGCATCCAAGCTCGGCTGGGCGAAGGTTCCGTCCGGCAAGCGCATCTCCACGTACGAGAACGCTGAGTTCCAGAAGGCAGCCCCGTTCTTCAAGGCCGAACGCTCAGCCATAGAAAGCGCCGACCCGAAGAACCCTGGTGTGCAGGAACGACCCGTGGTCGGCATCCAGTTCGTCGGGATCCCCGAATTCGCTGACCTAGGCACCACGGTCTCCCAGGGTGTCAGCTCCGCCATCGCAGGCCAGGGTTCCGTGGCCGACGCACTGGCCAAGGGCCAGGACGCCGCTCAAAAAATCGGCGACAAGTACAAGAAGTAACCATCCACCAACCGGTTCCGTGGCCCGCCCCGGGCGGCCACGGAACCGCAGGAGACCATCATGACTACCGCAACAGCGCGCATCTCCCGTTCCGGGCACAGCGCAACCAAACCATCCAAGAACGCCAGATCCCGTGAACGCGCTCTGGCCTGGGCACGGCGTGCGCCGCTGCTGCCGGCCCTGATCTTCCTCATCATCGTCACGCAGTTGCCCTTCGTGGTGACCCTGATCATTTCGTTCCTGAACTGGAACAGCCTCCGCCCGGACCAGACCGGATTCGCCGGCCTGAGCAACTACGTCGAAGTCCTCACCAACGCCGACCTGCGCCAGGCCATCTTCACCACCATCATCCTCACCGTCTCCGTCGTCTTGGCAAGCCTGGTCATCGGCCTCGGCCTGGCACTGCTGCTGGACAAGAAGTTCATCGGGCGCGGCCTTGCCCGCACCCTGCTGATCGCGCCGTTCCTGGTGGTGCCGGTGGCCGCTGCCCTGATCTGGAAGCACGCACTGCTCAACCCGACGTACGGGCTGGTGAACGGCGTCCTGACCTGGATCTGGTCCCTGTTCGGCAGCGACACCCCGCCGCAGCCGGACCTCCTGTCCCAGGCGCCGCTGATGGCCGTCATCATCTCCCTGGTCTGGCAGTGGACGCCCTTCATGATGCTCATCCTGCTGGCCGGCCTGCAGTCCCGGCCGATGGACACCGTAGAAGCCGCCCAGATGGACGGTGCCACGTCCTGGGCTATTTTCCGGCACCTCACCCTGCCGCACCTGCGCCAGTACCTGGAACTCGGTGGCCTGCTCGGCGCGATCTACATCGTGCAGAACTTCGACGCCGTCTTCACCCTCACCTCCGGGGGCCTGGGAACAGCCAACCTGCCCTACGCCATCTACCAGACGTTCTACTTCGCCAACGAATACGGCCTGGCGTCCGCCGCCGGCGTCGTGGTGGTCATCGGCACCATCATCGTGGCGACCTTCGCCCTCCGCACCGTATTCTCGCTCTTCAAGAAGGAGGCAGCACGATGAGCACCCTCACCCCTGCCGCACCCCAAAGCACAACCCCCGGGCCGACCGCGCTCAACACGGGATCACGCCGCCGCGGCAAATCCCGCATGGATCCCACCCGCAACAACACCGCCGCAGGCATCGCGGCCTGGCTGCTGGCCCTGCTGTTCGCCGCCCCGGTCCTCTGGATGATCCTGACCTCCTTCCACTCGGAGACGGACGCAGCAACGAACCCACCGTCAGTGGCCGCGAACCTCACACTGGACGCCTATAAGGAGTTCTTTGGGGCCAGTTCCGGCGTCAGTCCCTGGCCTCCGCTGATCAACTCGGCAACCGCTTCTATTCTCTCCACCGTTTTGGTGCTGGTTCTGGCCATCCCGGCCGCCTACGCATTGTCCATCCGCCCGGTGAAGAAGTGGACCGACGTCATGTTCTTCTTCCTCTCCACGAAGATGATGCCCGTCGTGGCCGCAGTCCTGCCCCTGTTCCTCTTCGCAAAGACCGCCGGGGCCCTGGACAACATCTGGTTCCTGATCCTGATGTACACCTCCATGAACCTCCCCATTGCTGTCTGGATGATGCGCTCCTTCCTAGCGGAAGTACCGGTGGAAATGCTGGAGGCTTCACAGATCGACGGCGCCAGCCTGCTCCTTACCCTTCGCAAGATCATCGCCCCCGTCGCGATGCCCGGCATCGCCGCCACCGCCCTGATCTGCTTCATCTTCAGCTGGAACGAATTGCTCCTGGCCCGTGTCCTCACCGGCGTCATGGCCGGGACAGCACCGGTGTTCCTGACCGGCTTCGTCTCCAGCCAAGGCCTCTTCCTCGCGAAAGTCTGCGCGGCCGCCGTCGTGATCTCCCTGCCGGTGCTGTTCGCAGGTTTCGCCGCGCAGGACAAGCTCGTCCAGGGCCTCTCTCTCGGCGCCGTCAAGTAGCCAGCCACCCCCACTTCGATTCCTGGAGGAATGCTTCGATGACAACACCCACCGCACAGTCCCGCACCCACACGGACGCCGAACTGCCCGCCACCATGCGCGCCTCGGTCCTGAAGCGCCAGGGCGACATGGCCATGGAAACGCTGCCCGTCCCGCAGCTCGAGCCGGACCAGGTCCTGGTCCAGGTGGCCGCCGTCGGCGTCTGCGGCAGCGACGTCCACTACTACGAACACGGGCGGATCGGCGACTACGTCGTGGACCACCCGCTGATCCTTGGCCACGAACTCTCCGGCCGGATCGCCGCCGTCGGAACCGCGGTGGACCCTGACCGCATCGGCAAGCGCGTCGCCGTCGAACCCCAGCGCCCCTGCCGCACCTGCAAACAGTGCAAGGCCGGACGCTACAACCTGTGCCCGGACATTGAGTTCTACGCGACCCCTCCGATCGACGGCGCCTTTGCCGAATACGTGACCATCCAAGGCGATTTCGCCTACGACATCCCCGACAGCGTCAGCGACGAGGCCGCCGCCCTCATCGAACCGCTCTCGGTGGGGATATGGGCCTGCGAACGTGCCGAAATCCGCCCCGGAAGCCGCGTCCTCATCGCGGGAGCCGGCCCCATCGGCATCATCGCCGCCCAGGCCGCCCGCGCCTTCGGCGCTACCGAAATCCACATCACTGACATCGCAGAGGACCGCCTGGCCTTCGCCCTGGAACACGGCGCCACGCACGCGCTCAACGCCAGGACAGACAGTGTGGAAGGGCTCGACGTCGATGTGTTCATTGATGCTTCCGGCGCACCTCAGGCTGTCCGCTCCGGCATCAAAGCCGTGGGACCGGCCGGCAGGGTCATCCTCGTCGGGCTCGGGGCGGACGACGTCGAACTCCCCGTCTCGTATATCCAGAACCGGGAGATCTGGCTCTCCGGGGTCTTCCGCTACACCAACACCTGGCCCTTGGCGATCCAACTCATCGCTGACGGAAAAGTCGACCTCGACGTCCTGGTCACCGGCAAGTTCACCCTCGCCGAATCCGAGGAAGCACTCAAAGCCGGCAAACAGCCGGGCCAGCTCAAAGCCGTCGTCTACCCCGGCCGCTAAGCGGATCACTGCACCGCCGCAGCCCGGCAGCAACCACGTTCAGCCACCACCTGCAAGGAAGCAGCCATGTCACCACACGAGAACGGTCCCGAGCCAGACATCTCTGACGACGTAGCCCTGATCACGGTCATCGGTGAGTCACTCGTTGACATCATCGATGACCAGCGCCGGGGAAACGGCGCCCCCGAGATGCACCCGGGCGGCAGCCCCCTCAACGTTGCCGTCGGCTGCGCCCGTCTGGACCTCCGCACTAAACTCGTCACGCACTTCGCCGAGGACGATTACGGGCGCATGATCGCTGACCATCTGGACAGCAACGGTGTCGAGAGCATCGTCGGCGGCTCCGAACCGACCTCAACCGCCCTGGCGTCGCTGGATGCTGCCGGAGCAGCGCAATATACGTTCTCCATCAGCTGGGACCTCAACGGTGCGTCCATACCTGCCCTGGCAGCCGCGGAGAGTTCGCTCCATGTCCACACTGGGTCCATTGCGACAGCACTGCCCCCTGGCAACAAGTCGGTACGGGGCCTAATCGAAGCAGCACGCCCGCACGCCACAGTCAGCTTTGACCCCAACTGCCGGCCGGCCATCAGCCCGGACGTGGCCGCGGCACGGGAACAAGCCGAAGACTTTGTGGCCGCCAGTGACATCGTCAAAGCCAGTGACGAGGACCTGCTGTGGCTTTATCCAGACAGGACGCTGGAGGAATCGATGGCGGCCTGGCTGGAGCTCGGACCGTCGCTGGTGGCACTGACCCGCGGCGCCCATGGCCCCGTAATCCTGACAAGGTGGGGACGCGTGGAAATGCCGGGGGAGTCCATCACGGTGGCAGACACCGTCGGGGCGGGGGACTCCTTCATGGCCGGCCTGATCTCCGGGCTCGCCCAGATGGACATGCTCGGGGCCGCCGCCCGGCCACACCTGCGTGACCTGTCCATGGGTGAACTGCACGCCTTGGCCGCGTATGCGAACCGGGCCGCTGCCATCACCTGCTCACGGCCCGGGGCCAACCCGCCCACGTCAGCCGAGCTGGGTTCCCTGACAGGCTCCTTTTCCGCCCAGAAGGCGTGACCATGCAAACACTCAGTAACAGTCCCCTCCCCGGGATGCCTGCACCGGTGGCCACACCCTCCTACGACCGGGCGAAATTGGTTTCGGGCATCGTCCACTTCGGCGTCGGCGGATTCCATCGCGCCCATCAGGCCATGTACCTGGACCGGCTCATGAATGCCGGGCAGGCGCACGACTGGGCCATCCGCATCGTCTCGCTCACGGTGACCGAAGGTGGCTACAACTTCCACCACGTCACCGGCGACTTCGACGCCGATAACCCCGACGTGATCCACGGCCTCCAGCCCGGCGCCGCGCCCAAGACGACCTTTGGGCTAATCACCGAGGCGCTCGCCAGGCGGCGGGCACGCGGGCTCACTCCGTTCACCGTGATGTCCTGCGACAACATCCAGGCCAACGGCGACGTCGCCCGCAAGATGTTCACGGCGTTTGCAAACCTTAAAGACCCGGGATTAGGCGCCTGGGTCGCCGAAAGCGTCCCCTTTCCCAACAGCATGGTGGACCGGATCACACCGGTCACCACCGACGGTGACCGGGCCGCTCTTGCCGAGGAATTCGGCGTCGAGGACGCTTGGCCGGTGGTGTGCGAACCGTTCGAACAGTGGGTCCTCGAAGACAACTTCAGCCTCGGCCGCCCTCCGTTCCAGGACGCGGGTGTCCAGCTCGTGGACGACGTCGAACCCTACGAACTGATGAAGCTGCGTTTGCTCAACGCCAGCCATCAGGGCATGTGCTATTTCGGCTACCTCGCCGGCTACCGTTACGCGCACGAAGTCGCCCAGGACCCGCTGTTCGCCCGGTTCCTGCTCGACTACATGGACAAGGAAGCCACACCCACGCTCCAACCCGTGCCCGGCATCGACCTCGGATCTTACAAGCAAACCCTGATTGAGCGGTTCTCCAACCAACACGTCAAGGACACTCTCGCCCGGCTGTGTGCGGAGAGCTCCGACCGGATCCCCAAATGGCTGTTGCCGGTGATCCGCATCAACCTGGACAACGGCGGACAGATCCACCGCTCCGCGGCAATTGTCGCCAGCTGGGCCCGCTACGATGAAGGCAGCGACGAACAAGGGAACTCCATTGACGTCGTCGACCGGCTCAAAGAACCCCTGATGACCTCCGCCGCGCGCCAGCGTGAGGACCCGCTGGCCTTCGTCTCCAACCGTGAGGTCTTCGGCGACCTGATCGATAACCGACGCTTTGTGGACGCATACACGCGGGTTCTCGGTGACCTCCATTCCGATGGGGCCGCGGCAGCCCTGCAATCCCTCACGGCCCGCTCCTAGAAGACCGAATGTCCAGACCGAAAATGCCTGTCACCGCCGGCTCGCCCCGTACAGGGCGATCACGTCCCACCATGCGCCACGTCGCCGCATTGGCCGGCGTGGGAACCAAGACGGTCTCCCGTGTTGTGAACGGCGAACCGAACGTCTCCGAGGCGACCATTGAACGCGTCCGTCACGCGATAGAGCGGTTGCATTACCAACCGAATCTGGATGCCGCGAACCTCAAGCGGGCAAACGGCAGGACACTGACGCTCGGGTTTCTGGTTGGGAACCTGGCCGATCCGTTCTCCGCTGCGGTCCTGCGAGCAATTGAGGAGAAGGCATGGGAACGGAAGACTGCCGTAATTTCCGCCAGCCATGATTACGACCCCGACAGGGAGTTACGAATCATAGAGAACTTCCTGGGCCGACGTGTCGACGGGATCATCCTGGGATCAGCCAGCGGAAGGCACTCATTCCGCGCCCTGGAAGCGGCCGAGGGCACGGCGCTCGTCTTCTTGGGCGCACCACCCATCGGAGTGCCTGCAGATACGGTGACCACTGACAACGCCGCCGGCGCTGCGCAGGCCGCTGACCATCTCCTCGGATTCGGCCACGGCCGGACCGCGTGCTGCGGCGCCGTCGCCGAAAGCCCGAGTCCTGCCGCTGAAGAACGATACCGCGGATTCATGGAGAAACTCGGCCAAGCGGGCATCACAGCTTGCGACATAACCGTTCTCCAGAACCTGATCTCCCAAGACATGGAAGGAATCGGGCGAATCGCGGCAGAAAGACTGTTTGCGCGGATCGACGGTTCCTCCGAGGAACCCGCGACGCACCTCATCCCCGGCAACGCTGAAAGAGCGCGGCAGTCCCGGGAACGCTGAAAGAGCGCGGCATCCCCGGCAACGCTGAAAGAGCGCGGCAGTGGGGAAATCCGTTCGCGGTCTGAAAGCAGGCGACCATACGTTTCGGCGGGCATAAGCTAATACCAGAAGGTCGCATCCAGCACCGGAGCTAAACGTGGACACTGAAACCGCCGACGTAGTCGGTCATGACGTCACCACCATCACCTGTGTGTGCGGCAATACGGTCAGCCAGGCCGGATTGATACAAGCCAACTCACAAGGCGTCCCCGTTTACGCCGGAGGAAACACCTCCGTTCCCGCGGAGCTGGCGGAATGGCCTGCGGATGAGGATCTCTATACCCTCTGTCCCTCATGCGGCCGCGTGTACCGTGACTCCATAGTCGAAGAGACAGGGACCGCACCGGTTGCTTTTCGGGTGGACGTCACCGCCGCCCCAATCGCAGAGGCGATCCGAGCCCACTGGAATCTCAGCACGTAGGCCATGCGGGAGCGCTTGGCGTCAGGCGTCCTCATAGGCGAGGTTGCCGGAGAGTGCGCGGTAGGCGCCGGCCTGGTTTCTGGCGGCAGTGTCTGTCAGACACCACCCCTAACCTTCAGGGCTGTTTTGCCGGCTATGAGAACCGCTGATGGCAAATAGTCGATATTCCGACGGCCGCCGACATACGGTGGGCTAAGCCGACAAATGTGAATACTCTCAAGGCGCCGGGGTACGGGAAGACTGAAGAACACCCCGGAGGTGCCACGCAGGAACCACCGATAAAGGAGCAATCTGTGCGGGAAGCAAGCTTCAACAAGAGCGTTTCAGTAGCCGACGATTTGGCCGGCGAGCCTGACGGGCTGGATTCGGCCTCGGCTGATCCGGCGGCCGCGGAATTGACAGGCTCAGCCTCCGCAGGCGAATTGCCCTCGGCTGACTCAGCGGCCGAAGCGCCGGAAGCAATGGAAGCGCCGGAAGCAATGGAAGCGCCGGAAGCAACGGAAGCCGCTGACATCACCTATGACGAGCAGTTCTATCCGGCCCGTCCCAAGGCGCTGAGGCCGATCGCCCGCCGCCGTCAGTTCTTTGCCGACCGGCCGTCCCTGGAGTTTGACGGGCGCAACGCCGCTTATGTCGAGTGGCTGCGGAACCAGGCGATGCTGGGGGACGCGAACGTGATGGCGCGGCAGCTCTCCGGACAGGCCAGCATGTGGCAGAACTCGTATGCCCATCCGAACCCGCGGGCCGCCGTGGAGCGCGCACCCGTTTGGTTCACCGCCTACCCCCTGTCTTTCATCACCCGCCCGGGCCAGTCCTTCCTCTCCGCCCTGGGTGATCCTGAACTGTGGGACGCCTTCCGGGAGATCGGGATCAGGGGCCTGCACACCGGTCCCGTCAAGCTCGCCGGCGGCATCCGGGGCTGGTCCCAGACGCCCAGCGTGGACGGGCACTTCGACCGCATCAGCATGGCGATCGACCCGGTGTTCGGCACCGAGGACGAATTCCGCAAGATGTGTGAGGTCGCGGCCGCCCATGACGGCACAGTGATCGATGACATCGTTCCCGGCCACACAGGCAAGGGGGCTGACTTCCGCCTGGCCGAGATGAACTTCCGGGACTACCCCGGCATCTATCACATGATCGACATTCCGGAAGAGGACTGGCACCTGCTGCCGGACGTTCCCGAAGGCGAAGATTCAGTGAACATCAGCCCCGACGCCGAGCAGGCACTGCAAAAGGCCGGGTACATCATTGGGCGCCTACAGCGGGTGATCTTCTATGAACCCGGGGTCAAGGAGACCAACTGGAGTGCCACGCGGCCCATCGTGGACACGGCCGGGAAAACGCGGCGCTGGGTCTATCTGCACTACTTCAAGGCCGGCCAGCCGTCCATCAACTGGCTGGACCCCACCTTTGCGGGAATGCGCCTGGTGGTCGGGGACGCACTGCACTCACTGCTCGACCTGGGCACGGGCGCCCTGCGGCTGGACGCGAACGGGTTCCTGGGCGTGGAGAAAAGCGCCGAGGAGCAGCCGGGCTGGTCGGAAGGGCACCCGCTGTCCGAGGCGGCGAACCAGCTGATCGGGTCCATGATCCGCAAGGTTGGCGGGTTCTCCTTCCAGGAACTCAATCTGACGATCGACGACATCAAGGCAACTTCGGAGGCGGGCCCGGATCTTTCCTACGACTTCGTCACCAGGCCGGCCTATCATTACGCGCTGGTGACTGCCGATACGGAATTCCTGCGCCTGACCCTGCGGCTCGCCATGGAAATCGGTGTCGACCAGGCATCACTGGTCCATGCCCTGCAGAACCACGACGAACTGACCTATGAGCTGGTCCATTTCGCCGCCGGCCACAAGGACGACGTGTTCGAACTCAACGGCCAGGAGCTCACCGGGGCCGAACTCGCCGAGCATGTTCAGCAAACCCTGCGGGAACGGCTGACGGGCCCGGACACCCCGTACAACGCCCTGTTCACCACCAACGGCATCGCCTGCACCACGGCCAGCTTCATCATGGCCGCCCTGGGCATCCAGGACCCGGAGAACCTCACCGACGAACAGCAGGCCCAGGTCCTGGACGTCCACATCCTGCTGTCCATGTACAACGCCCTGCAGCCCGGTGTCTTTGCGCTGTCCGGCTGGGACCTCACGGGCGTCGCCGCCCTTGACCGCCAGAAGGTGCGGGAGCTTACCGCGCAAGGAGACACCCGGTGGATCAACCGCGGCGCACACGACATCATGGGCACCAGCCCCGAAGCGGAGGCCTCCTCCGCCGGCATGCCGCGTGCCCGCAGCCTCTACGGCCCGTTGCCCGAACAGCTCGAGGACCCGGCTTCGTTCGCCCGGCGCCTGCAGAAGATCCTTGCCGTGCGGGAACAGAGCGGAATTGCCACCAGCACCCTGCTGGACGTGCCGGAAGTTTCCCACCGCGGGCTGCTCGTCATGGTCAACCGGCTGGGCACCGGAGACCTGCAGGCCACGGTGCTCAATTTCTCCGGCCAGGACATCGCGGGCAGCATCCAGTCGGCCCATCTGGTCCCCGGCAGCAGCGTCCATGACCTCTTCAGCGGCGAGGCCGTTGGGCAAGTCGATGACCTGCATAGCTTCTTCCTCGAACTGGGTGCCTACCAGGGCACGGCACTGGTCCTGAAGGAGGGCGAGAA from Arthrobacter globiformis harbors:
- a CDS encoding pirin family protein — translated: MSNLEAVPEEMLCGEEGQPAGIEFLPPREVPLGGPRAMPVRRTLPQKQRSLIGSWCFLDHYGPDLVSSSGGMKVARHPHTGLATVSWLFTGEIEHRDSAGYTATVRPGEVNLMVAGRGISHQELSTPDTTVLHGAQLWFALPDSTRQMAPTFEHYAPEPVLIGSAELKVFLGSLAGSTSPVQTYTPPLVGAEATIRSGEALELDLDPTFEYGILLDTGDLILNGSTLPVDHLAYLPPGQSRLVLEARDTPVRVLILGGEPLGEQIVMWWNFIGRTHEEVVAYRTAWQEEIGAEPAAPPSGSTYPDGAPYPRFGPFPQGTPAPLPAPVLPNAQLRPRG
- a CDS encoding GNAT family N-acetyltransferase, with the protein product MEQATTITVRHAVDKHCYELVDGETAIGKTEYVPASGPDDKERIFYHTEVSEAYAGKGLATVLAKHALDDTIAAGLTIIPVCPYIKGWLRRHPDYQQHTAPILPEHLAAVDRIFTP
- a CDS encoding AraC family transcriptional regulator, translating into MTAADANDGATARLAERLLGMRANREVIPPDPEHSVRWHEHDYPSPVARWNYHPEYEIHLIRKGTGKFIVGDHIGTFEAGHVSLVGSGLPHDWVSDLEPGEVLKKRDAVIQFDGKWVQQTALTVPEMEEVKPLLEQSARGIEFTGRTARAAAASIEAMGESHGLERLHHLLELFTLLARAPQEERHYLAEEWFRPQLNGQAAAVVDIVLEYVFSNHAGSIKMSEAAALVGMTEPTFSKYFKRSTGQNFSDLVRKLRLAHARRLLEHSDRAISDICYEVGFANLSNFNRHFLNDTGETPRRYRQRLHG
- a CDS encoding ABC transporter substrate-binding protein; the protein is MRPKMRAASLAAGAVCLVLSASACSGAGGGTAAGDQNSINVLMVNNPQMEDLQRLTADNFTKETGIKVNYTILPENDVRAKISQEFSSQAGQYDVASLSNYEIPFYSENKWLAPLDNVSKDAEFNQADILPAYTASLTGTDGKLYGEPFYGESSFLMYRKDIFDAKGLTMPEKPTWDQVADLAAKADGAAPGMKGICLRGQPGWGQVFAPLTTVVNTFGGTWFDKDWNAKVNAPEFTEATEFYTKLVREHGEAGAAQAGFTECLNNMSQSKVAMWYDATSAAGALEATSSPVKGKIGYAQAPVKNTKSSGWLWTWSWGVQAASKKQDAAAKFIAWASSKKYEELVASKLGWAKVPSGKRISTYENAEFQKAAPFFKAERSAIESADPKNPGVQERPVVGIQFVGIPEFADLGTTVSQGVSSAIAGQGSVADALAKGQDAAQKIGDKYKK
- a CDS encoding carbohydrate ABC transporter permease — its product is MTTATARISRSGHSATKPSKNARSRERALAWARRAPLLPALIFLIIVTQLPFVVTLIISFLNWNSLRPDQTGFAGLSNYVEVLTNADLRQAIFTTIILTVSVVLASLVIGLGLALLLDKKFIGRGLARTLLIAPFLVVPVAAALIWKHALLNPTYGLVNGVLTWIWSLFGSDTPPQPDLLSQAPLMAVIISLVWQWTPFMMLILLAGLQSRPMDTVEAAQMDGATSWAIFRHLTLPHLRQYLELGGLLGAIYIVQNFDAVFTLTSGGLGTANLPYAIYQTFYFANEYGLASAAGVVVVIGTIIVATFALRTVFSLFKKEAAR
- a CDS encoding carbohydrate ABC transporter permease, whose translation is MSTLTPAAPQSTTPGPTALNTGSRRRGKSRMDPTRNNTAAGIAAWLLALLFAAPVLWMILTSFHSETDAATNPPSVAANLTLDAYKEFFGASSGVSPWPPLINSATASILSTVLVLVLAIPAAYALSIRPVKKWTDVMFFFLSTKMMPVVAAVLPLFLFAKTAGALDNIWFLILMYTSMNLPIAVWMMRSFLAEVPVEMLEASQIDGASLLLTLRKIIAPVAMPGIAATALICFIFSWNELLLARVLTGVMAGTAPVFLTGFVSSQGLFLAKVCAAAVVISLPVLFAGFAAQDKLVQGLSLGAVK
- a CDS encoding NAD(P)-dependent alcohol dehydrogenase, with the protein product MTTPTAQSRTHTDAELPATMRASVLKRQGDMAMETLPVPQLEPDQVLVQVAAVGVCGSDVHYYEHGRIGDYVVDHPLILGHELSGRIAAVGTAVDPDRIGKRVAVEPQRPCRTCKQCKAGRYNLCPDIEFYATPPIDGAFAEYVTIQGDFAYDIPDSVSDEAAALIEPLSVGIWACERAEIRPGSRVLIAGAGPIGIIAAQAARAFGATEIHITDIAEDRLAFALEHGATHALNARTDSVEGLDVDVFIDASGAPQAVRSGIKAVGPAGRVILVGLGADDVELPVSYIQNREIWLSGVFRYTNTWPLAIQLIADGKVDLDVLVTGKFTLAESEEALKAGKQPGQLKAVVYPGR